ATATATAAACCAAGCACTTAGTTGCGTGCTAGTCTAGTAGAATATAACCCCTTAAACAAGCGTGATTTCAACATAAAAGCCCAGGTTGGACACATATCCAACTCTATTAGCCCATGTACATCCCGCCATTTACATTGATTGTTTCGCCCGTTACATAACCAGCTTCATCGCTTGCCAAAAAGCCGACCACCGCCGCAACCTCTTCAGGACTGCCGAGTCTATTCGCTGGAATAATTGAACGCATAGATTCAACTTGTGACTCTGTAAGCTCTTTGGTCATATCAGTCTCAATAAAGCCTGGTGCAACAGCGTTAACAGTAATCCCTCTTCCAGCCATCTCTTTAGCCAAAGAGCGGGTAAAACCTTCGACGCCAGCCTTTGCAGCTGCATAATTAACCTGCCCAGCATTACCCATAGACGCAACGACTGAACTAACATTAATAATTCTACCAAATTTAGCCTTCGACATACCCCGCAATACTGCCTTGGAGGTACGATACATAGATGATAGGTTGGTATTTAAAACAGCATCCCACTCATCGGCCTTCATTCTAAGCAGTAGATTATCCTTAGTTATACCCGCATTGTTTACAAGTACCACCGGTACTCCATAAGCGGACTTAACCTGATCAATACCGCTTTCAACTGACTCTGTATTTGATACATCCATTACAATGCCATCACCACTTAAACCCCAAAGCGCAAAGTAATGAGATATGTCTGATGCTCCCTCTTCAGTTGTAGCAGTTCCAATTACGGTATACCCTTGCGTAGCCAGAGTCTTTGCTATCGCCTTTCCTATTCCTCGACTCGCCCCCGTAATTAGTGCAACCTTATTATCTAACGACATTTACAAACTCCCTTGTAGTTAAGCCAAAACTAAAACAGATAAACTAGCCCAACTTAATCATGTATATCTAAACCCAAATTGTAAAACAGACGAATTTATACTACTTAGCTGTTTCAGCAATTGCTTCGCGAAGTTTATCGGGGCTCTCTATATTAAAGCCCGCCAAACTTCGATCAATCCTCTTAACTAAACCGGATAACACCTTACCTGGGCCACATTCTACTATTGCTGTTACTCCTTGCTCTGCCACACATTTCACACTCTGAGTCCATAGCACCGGAGAGTACAGTTGTTTTACTAAATTATCGATCAGTACGCTTTTATCACTTTCTAGTGTGGCCGTAACGTTTTGCACAACCGGAATTACTGCGTCATTAAAATCAATTGAACGAAGTTCCTGCTCTAAGCGCTCGGCTGCCTGCTTCATTAGAGCACTATGTGCTGGAACACTAACAGGGAGAGGCATTGCTCGCTTTGCTCCACCATCTTTACAAGCAACGATAGCTCGCTCAACTGCATCTTTGCTACCTGCAATAACGACTTGACCAGGGGCGTTAAAGTTAACTGCTGACACCACATCACCCTGAGATGCGGTTTCACATGCCGCCACAACACCCTCATCATCAAGACCAATAATAGCCGCCATCGCACCTTCACCGAGAGGTACAGCTTTTTGCATTAACTGCCCACGCAATTGAACTAATTTAACAGCATCTGCAAACGACAACGCTCCCGCTGCAACCAATGCGCTATACTCGCCTAGACTGTGCCCTGCCACACAACTCGGCACGCTGCCCTCTAATGATTGCCATACCCTATATAATGCAACACTCGCAATAAGCACTGCCGGTTGAGTGTTTTCGGTTTTATTTAACTCTTCTAGGGGCCCATTAGTTATGAGCGACCACATATCAAAACCCAAAACATCGGAAGCTTCAGCAAAGCTATCTCTAACCTGTTTAAACTCAACATATGCCTCAGAAAGCATACCGATAGATTGAGAACCCTGACCTGGAAATAAAATTGAAGTTTTCATAATTGCAGCGTAATTGATTAGATTTATTAACGCGATTAGCTATTGGTATAGTTGATTAACAGCTTAATACCCTAACTAACCCCCGGAGTAGCAATGCGCCACTAACGCACTAAAGTACAGAATACACAGAACTTAAAACAACAACTCATCTAAGCGGCTGTTAATCATATCAGGGACTTTTCGTTCCACCTCTTCAGCCGCCTGCTCTATTGCATATTCAAACGCTTGGGCATCAGCATTGCCGTGACTTTTCACAACAACGCCCTGCAGACCCACAAACAAAGCACCATTATATCTAGAAGGATCAATACTCTTTAGAAAACGTTTGAACACTGGCATCATAAGTTTGCCAAGTAACCGCATATACCAAGGGCCATCAAAACGACGAAGGAGCGTTTGGTAAAGTAATTTAGCGACGCCTTCACCTGTTTTAAGTGCAACATTGCCTACAAAGCCATCACATACAACCACATCCGCCACGTCATTGAATAAGTCGCCACCTTCTATGTAACCAACATAATTAACACCTTCGCACTCTGCCAACATTCTAGAGGCTAACCTGACCTGCTCACTCCCTTTTATCTCCTCTTCGCCTACATTGATGAGCGCTACTCGAGGTTTTTCAA
This genomic window from Alkalimarinus sediminis contains:
- the fabD gene encoding ACP S-malonyltransferase; the protein is MMKTSILFPGQGSQSIGMLSEAYVEFKQVRDSFAEASDVLGFDMWSLITNGPLEELNKTENTQPAVLIASVALYRVWQSLEGSVPSCVAGHSLGEYSALVAAGALSFADAVKLVQLRGQLMQKAVPLGEGAMAAIIGLDDEGVVAACETASQGDVVSAVNFNAPGQVVIAGSKDAVERAIVACKDGGAKRAMPLPVSVPAHSALMKQAAERLEQELRSIDFNDAVIPVVQNVTATLESDKSVLIDNLVKQLYSPVLWTQSVKCVAEQGVTAIVECGPGKVLSGLVKRIDRSLAGFNIESPDKLREAIAETAK
- the fabG gene encoding 3-oxoacyl-ACP reductase FabG, with product MSLDNKVALITGASRGIGKAIAKTLATQGYTVIGTATTEEGASDISHYFALWGLSGDGIVMDVSNTESVESGIDQVKSAYGVPVVLVNNAGITKDNLLLRMKADEWDAVLNTNLSSMYRTSKAVLRGMSKAKFGRIINVSSVVASMGNAGQVNYAAAKAGVEGFTRSLAKEMAGRGITVNAVAPGFIETDMTKELTESQVESMRSIIPANRLGSPEEVAAVVGFLASDEAGYVTGETINVNGGMYMG